The sequence GGCCGGTCTGCTCAAGGTCATCTGCGGCACCGACACCCTGGGCGTGGGCATCAACGTGCCGATCCGCACCGTGGTGATCACCGCGCTGTCCAAGTTCGACGGCACCCGCACCCGCATCGTCAACGCCCGCGAATTCCACCAGATCGCCGGCCGTGCCGGACGTGCCGGCTTTGATACCGCAGGCACCGTGCTGGTCCAGGCACCAGAACATGCCATCGAGAACCACAAGGCCATGGAAAAGGCTTTGAAGAAGCACGGCGAGGGCTCCTCCAAGCTCAAGCAGATTCCGAAGAAGAAGCCGCCGCAGAACTTCGTGACCTGGGGCGAGAAGACCTTCGAGAAGATTGTCGCCGCCGCCCCCGAGACGCTGAAGTCCTCCTTCCAGGTCTCGCACTCGATGCTGCTGAACCTGCTGGAGCGCGAAGACAACGCCTTCGAAGCCGCGATGCGCCTGCTCACCGAGAACCATGAGACTCCAGCCTCCCAGCGCAAGCTGAAGCGGCGTGCCCTGGGCATCCTGCGCGAATTGATCGCCACCGAGGTCGTGGTGCGCCGGGAGAGCCCGGATGAGTACGGCAACTACTATGAGCTGACCGTGCACCTGCAGCAGAACTTCGCATTGAACCAGCCGCTCTCCCCCTTCGCGCTGGCCGCCCTGGATCTGCTGGACCCGGATTCCGCCAGCTACGCGCTGGATGTCGTCTCGGTCATCGAAGCGACCTTGGAAAAGCCACGCCAGGTGCTTTCCGGCCAGGAGAAGAAGGCCCGCGGCGAGGCCATTGCCGCGATGAAGGCCGAAGGCATGGACTACAACGACCGGATGAACGCACTGGATGAAGTCACCTATGCGATGCCGCTGGCCGAGAAACTGGAAAGCGCGTTCGAACAGTACCGTTCCGGTGCCCCGTGGCTTTCGGACTTCGAGCTGGCCCCGAAGTCCATCGTGCGCGACATGTACGAACGCGCCATGGGCTTCTCGGACTTCGTCCAGTACTACCAGCTGGCCCGCTCCGAAGGCGTGCTGCTGCGCTACCTCACCGACGCCTACAAGGCGCTGCGCCAGACCGTCCCGCAGGACGCATTGCGCGAGGATCTGGAAGACCTGATCGAGTGGCTGGGCGAAATGATCCGCCAGATCGACTCCTCGCTGCTCGATGAGTGGGAAGAGCTTTCGCGCGGCGAGCTGAACGAGGAAACCGAAACCGCGCCGCCTCCGGCACCGGAGAAGCTGACCAGCAATGTGCGGGCCTTCCGCGTGATGGTCCGCAACGAGATGTTCCGCCGCGTGAAGCTCTTCGCTGACGAGCAAGACAAGGCGCTGGGCGAACTCGATGAGCACAACGGATTCGACGCGGATGCCTGGGCCGATGCGATGGATGGCTACTTCGATGAGCACGATGACATCGATGACGGTCCGGTTGGACGCAGCTCCAAGCTGTTCATCGTCAAGGAACTGCCTAACCGCATCTGGGAAGTACGCCAGGTCTTCGCTGATCCTTCCGAGCACCACGACTGGGGTATTTCCGCGACCATCTCGCTGGATGACTCGGACGAGGTAGGCGAACCGGTGGTTACCGTGACCTCCGTGGGCCGTCTGGACTAGGCATGAAGGCGATCAGCTACGTCATCTTGCAACACCGCGATGAGGTTTTGCTGCAGCTGCGCCAAGGAACCGGCTACATGGACGGGTACTGGAGCACTGCGGCCGCCGGGCATGTTGAGCCCGGCGAAGCTGCCCAGGCCGCCGCAGTGCGTGAAGCCGGCGAAGAGCTGGGAATCCACATCGATCCGGCACAGCTTCAGCCGTTGTGCACGGTGCATCGTAACCAGCAAGCTGGCAGCTACGTGGATTTCTTCTTCCGCACCTGCCAGTGGGATGGTGTACCGAGACTTATGGAGCCGGAGCGAGCCGCGCAGTTGCGTTGGTTCCCGCTGGATGCCCTTCCGGATAACCTCGTTGAACAGGAAGATCTGGTACTTTCCAGGCTGGATTCCGACCTGCCGCCGATCCTTTCCATGGGATTCGGCACGGAAACGCCCCATCCCCAACGTCTGGACTAGTCGCACACAATGCCCGCAACATCCTGCCGGAAACCGGTAGCAATGTTGCGGGCATTGTCGTAGGGTGTGGCCATGAATGGATTCAAGCTGCGTCTGCTTGGAGCAGGCATATTGCTGCTGGTCCTGATAGGGCTGCTCAGCGGTTGGTCGGAACTCTTTGCTTCCGGCGCATGGGTCGCGACCGTTCTCCAACTCGGCCTGATATTCCTCGGCCTTGCCCTGATCTACCGCGGGGAAAACGCCGAGATGCCCGGGTCCGGCTAGCAACAGGTCTTAGCATTACCCCAATCGGGCTTTGAGCCAGGCTACGCAGGCCGTTGCCTGCTTGGCGTGATAGCTGCGCAGGGTGGGCAGCCCCGGAACTTCTGGCCTGCGCGCGGCATCAACATAGTAGGCAGCCAAACCAGCCAGCGCTCCAGTCAGAGCATCGGAGCTCGCCGAGGCGAAAATCCGGTGGGATGATGCAATGGCGTCCGCATCCAGTGCCGGATCGAAAATCCTGGCCTCAACCAGCACCGTCAACGCGTCATACCACGCGGCTCCACGCGAAGCCCACGGCCAGTCGACCAGAAGCACGCCCCCATCTTCGCCCAGCAAGATGTTGTCCGAGCGCAGATCGGTGTGCACCAGCTGGTTTCCGGCCAGCGCCCCTATTCCTTCGATGGCCAGTTCATGGAGTGCTTCCAGGTTTTGCGCCAACCAAGGGTCTGCAGGAATCCATTCATCAGCCATGATCCGAGCAAAACCGCTGGCGTCCTCGCGCAGATCTACTTCGAGGGCAGGAAGCAAGCTGGTGATTCCAGCTGGCTGCTGATCCGCCAGCTGCGCGAGCGTGTCCAGCACCCGGATAAGCTCGTCGGCACCCCAGGGAAGCTGCGGGTTAACCCCTGGCGCTTGGTCGAAAATCAACGCCTCCCAGTCATCCCAGCGAATCCGTCCCAGGAATTTCGGAACCGGCATCGAAGCCGGGAGCATCGCTGCGATCTCCGCCTCTCGCGCATGCAGGGCGGCGCCCGGGCCATTCAGCCCGTGGCTGACAGCTTTGGCGAACACCTTCTGCCCTGCGGCGGTGAGCAGCCGGTCGGCGCTGCCCGCAGAGAACCCGCCGTATTGGCTATGCGCCGTGATGACTTGCGATCCCAGGACCCTTCTATGTCTGTCAACCGGCGATCAAAGCCTCCGCTTGTGAGTTGAAAATGCGGTAGACGCGCCGGGCGAGATAGCGTTTGATGCATCGTCGGATTTCCTTCGTGCTAAGTCCTTCCGCTTCCCGCTTCTGCACGTATTCGCGGGTTTCCTCGTCGTGAGTCATCCGCGTGATGGCGACCATGTGAAGCGCGCTGTTCAGAGACCGGTCGCCGCCGCGGTTGAGTCGGTGACGGACGGTGTTCCCCGATGAGGCCGGGATCGGGTTTACCCCGGCGAGGGAGGCGTATGCGGCTTCCGAATGCACCCGGCCCTGATGGGACCAGACGGTCAGGCATGTGGCGGCCGTGATGGCGCCGAAGCCCTTCACATCCAAGAGCGGTGCCGCCTCGCTGACCTTGACCAGGTCGGTGATCTGCTGGGTGTTGCCCGCCACGTCTTTGTCGAGGTCACCGATCCGCTTGGCCAACCGGACCGCTTCGGTGCGGGCCACGGAAAGCGCCAGTTCCTCGTCCTGCTCACGCCACCGGGAGACCTCGGCAATCTGCGCTCCGGTCAGGGCCTTGCGGGCGTCCAGGCCGAGCTCATTGACGCGCACCAAGGCAGTCAGCCCGTTCACCGCCCGTGTCCGCTCCCCGGTCATGGAATGACGCGCAGATACCAAAACCCTCAGGGCAGCACGGACGCCTTCATTCAGCCGCGGCCGGCGCAGTTGCTTCTCCTGCATCGGGAGCACGGCCCGGGCGATTCGTTGGGCATCGAGCACGTCGGATTTGCCTACGCCGTGGTGGGATTTGGCGTCCATCCGTGCTGCCTCGACAACCGAGTATCCCTTTGTAACCACGGTTCCGGCGAGTATGGCCCCGTAGGAGGCTGCGCCCTCGATCACCCAGAGCACGGCGAGATCAGCACCCGTGCGGCGTGCCACCCACGCGGTGGCTCGGTTGATGCCGGCGCCGGTCGTGGGGAAGTCCCGGGTATCGACGAGTTCACCGGTCGTGGCGGTGATGATGGCGTAAACGTGGTTGCGGGCGTGGGTGTCGACACCGACGACAAACGCATGTGAATGCGCGACGATAGACATGGCGGTCATTGTTCCTTTCCTCTTCACGGATATGGGCATGGCCACTGCCGGCCGATACCAGTCCGGGTAGAGGTCACTTCGGAACAACACTGTGATGAGCCACGCCCTGAGGCGGACAACCTTCTGATCAAGTCACCGAGGTGGGCCGGACGGGTACCGGCCGGCCGCCCCATGGTTGGACAAGTCGTAGGAAAGACACCAATGGGTCACGTGTCAGGTGAGTCACAATCACGAGGCGGGACGGCCAGTCCCTATCCTGCCAGCCAGTCCCAGACCAGCTGCACCAAGTCTCACAGTGCGATTCAATCAGTTCGCGCAGTTCGGCAGGAAGATCTGGCCAGCTGATGCGCTGGGTGTAGTGGATCACCATGGTTTGGATCATGCCATGGCCTTAGGCCATCTCCCAAAAATGTTCTGGCGTGCCTGCGGGCAGCTAGGCGACGATTAGCGCGATGCCCACATAGGTGGTCAGTCCCGTGGCCAGCAGCCATTCGGAGGTGGAGCCGGTTTCGCCCAGAATCGGCAGCGCCACCCGGCCGTTGGACTTCCAACAGCCGCCGATGACCGGCATCCGGCGGAACCAGCGCGGGGAGCCGATCTTGATCGGCCACAGCAGATTGCAGCCTCCGATGGTCAGCATGTCGCCCAGCACGTGCACGATCGCACCGACCGAAACGGCCATGAGGAACCAGAGGTTCTGCTCGGGCGCATTCATCCCCACGAAGGTGCCGGCGGCCAGGGCGATAATCCAGCACAAGAGCGGCGGCATGAACTTCATGGTCTTCACCGCGAAGGAGATCAGCAGGATCGCGAACAGCGCCGCCGCCGGATAAACCGTCCCCAGGGCCACGGTTTGCACATCCCAGCCGTTGGCCAGCCAGGCCAGGAAGATGAAGAAGGCGATGCCGATCAGCGAATGGGTGCCATTGCGGTGCCCGCCGGAAGCCG comes from Glutamicibacter arilaitensis Re117 and encodes:
- a CDS encoding DEAD/DEAH box helicase encodes the protein MLLTDYLPADSKNVSDDEIYEAFGQWVTTRGINLYPAQDEASMALAGGNNVILATPTGSGKSMVAIAAHFYAMARDQISFYTAPIKALVSEKFFDLCKIFGAENVGMVTGDSSVNADAPIICCTAEILANIALREGSKADVGCVIMDEFHFYADPQRGWAWQVPLIELPQAQFLLMSATLGDVTRFEKELEERTGTPTVTVAHTERPIPLHFYYSMEPVQEAVEELIKTKQVPIYIVHFSQLDAIDRATGLMSVNVATREEKEKISEMIGGFRFAAGFGKTLNRLVRHGIGIHHAGMLPKYRRLVEQLAQAGLLKVICGTDTLGVGINVPIRTVVITALSKFDGTRTRIVNAREFHQIAGRAGRAGFDTAGTVLVQAPEHAIENHKAMEKALKKHGEGSSKLKQIPKKKPPQNFVTWGEKTFEKIVAAAPETLKSSFQVSHSMLLNLLEREDNAFEAAMRLLTENHETPASQRKLKRRALGILRELIATEVVVRRESPDEYGNYYELTVHLQQNFALNQPLSPFALAALDLLDPDSASYALDVVSVIEATLEKPRQVLSGQEKKARGEAIAAMKAEGMDYNDRMNALDEVTYAMPLAEKLESAFEQYRSGAPWLSDFELAPKSIVRDMYERAMGFSDFVQYYQLARSEGVLLRYLTDAYKALRQTVPQDALREDLEDLIEWLGEMIRQIDSSLLDEWEELSRGELNEETETAPPPAPEKLTSNVRAFRVMVRNEMFRRVKLFADEQDKALGELDEHNGFDADAWADAMDGYFDEHDDIDDGPVGRSSKLFIVKELPNRIWEVRQVFADPSEHHDWGISATISLDDSDEVGEPVVTVTSVGRLD
- a CDS encoding NUDIX domain-containing protein → MKAISYVILQHRDEVLLQLRQGTGYMDGYWSTAAAGHVEPGEAAQAAAVREAGEELGIHIDPAQLQPLCTVHRNQQAGSYVDFFFRTCQWDGVPRLMEPERAAQLRWFPLDALPDNLVEQEDLVLSRLDSDLPPILSMGFGTETPHPQRLD
- a CDS encoding phosphotransferase; this encodes MFAKAVSHGLNGPGAALHAREAEIAAMLPASMPVPKFLGRIRWDDWEALIFDQAPGVNPQLPWGADELIRVLDTLAQLADQQPAGITSLLPALEVDLREDASGFARIMADEWIPADPWLAQNLEALHELAIEGIGALAGNQLVHTDLRSDNILLGEDGGVLLVDWPWASRGAAWYDALTVLVEARIFDPALDADAIASSHRIFASASSDALTGALAGLAAYYVDAARRPEVPGLPTLRSYHAKQATACVAWLKARLG
- a CDS encoding IS110-like element ISAar29 family transposase is translated as MTAMSIVAHSHAFVVGVDTHARNHVYAIITATTGELVDTRDFPTTGAGINRATAWVARRTGADLAVLWVIEGAASYGAILAGTVVTKGYSVVEAARMDAKSHHGVGKSDVLDAQRIARAVLPMQEKQLRRPRLNEGVRAALRVLVSARHSMTGERTRAVNGLTALVRVNELGLDARKALTGAQIAEVSRWREQDEELALSVARTEAVRLAKRIGDLDKDVAGNTQQITDLVKVSEAAPLLDVKGFGAITAATCLTVWSHQGRVHSEAAYASLAGVNPIPASSGNTVRHRLNRGGDRSLNSALHMVAITRMTHDEETREYVQKREAEGLSTKEIRRCIKRYLARRVYRIFNSQAEALIAG
- a CDS encoding metal-dependent hydrolase, whose translation is MMGGHHAVSGAAAWLAITTPVTVGSVNLGLGTFQMDRWETLAGAIVCAGAALLPDADHHSATIARSLPPISSIFTRIIGSASGGHRNGTHSLIGIAFFIFLAWLANGWDVQTVALGTVYPAAALFAILLISFAVKTMKFMPPLLCWIIALAAGTFVGMNAPEQNLWFLMAVSVGAIVHVLGDMLTIGGCNLLWPIKIGSPRWFRRMPVIGGCWKSNGRVALPILGETGSTSEWLLATGLTTYVGIALIVA